A genomic stretch from Streptomyces venezuelae ATCC 10712 includes:
- the eboE gene encoding metabolite traffic protein EboE, translated as MRFRHPDGSTVHLAYCTNVHPAETLDGVLAQLRDHCEPVRRRLGRDRLGIGLWLARDAARTLTTDPASLRALRAALDRRGLEVVTLNGFPYEGFGADEVKYRVYRPDWTSPERLAHTTDLARLLAALLPEDVTEGSVSTLPLAWRTPFDAAAAATARASLTTLAGRLDALEELTGRSIRIGLEPEPGCTVETVADAVAALADVPSPRIGVCLDTCHLATSFEDPRTALDSLAAAGIPVPKAQLSAALHAEHPHLPEVKAALAAFAEPRFLHQTRTRTAAGLRGTDDLPEAFATSDALITTTPGLPDATPWRAHFHVPLHAPPAPPLSSTLPVLTETLGLLVGGPHPRTRHLEVETYTWQALPPDRRPRTRARLADGIAAELTLARDLLTDLGLKELP; from the coding sequence ATGCGCTTCCGGCACCCCGACGGCTCCACCGTCCACCTCGCCTACTGCACCAACGTGCACCCCGCCGAGACCCTCGACGGCGTCCTCGCCCAGCTCCGCGACCACTGCGAACCGGTCCGCCGCCGCCTCGGCCGCGACCGCCTCGGCATCGGACTCTGGCTCGCCAGGGACGCCGCGCGCACCCTGACCACCGACCCCGCCTCGCTCCGCGCCCTGCGCGCCGCACTCGACCGCCGCGGCCTCGAAGTGGTCACCCTGAACGGCTTCCCGTACGAAGGCTTCGGTGCCGACGAGGTAAAGTACCGCGTCTACCGGCCCGACTGGACGAGCCCCGAACGCCTCGCCCACACCACCGACCTGGCCCGGCTCCTCGCCGCGCTGCTCCCCGAGGACGTCACCGAGGGGTCCGTCTCCACCCTGCCCCTCGCCTGGCGCACCCCGTTCGACGCGGCGGCCGCCGCCACCGCCCGTGCCTCGCTGACCACGCTCGCCGGACGGCTCGACGCGCTCGAGGAGCTCACCGGGAGGAGCATCCGGATCGGGCTCGAACCCGAGCCGGGCTGCACGGTCGAGACCGTCGCCGACGCGGTCGCCGCCCTCGCCGACGTACCGAGCCCCCGGATCGGCGTCTGCCTGGACACCTGCCATCTCGCGACCTCCTTCGAGGATCCGCGCACCGCCCTGGACTCCCTGGCGGCCGCCGGCATCCCGGTGCCCAAGGCCCAGCTGTCCGCGGCGCTCCACGCCGAGCACCCCCACCTCCCCGAGGTGAAGGCCGCGCTCGCCGCCTTCGCCGAACCCCGCTTCCTCCACCAGACCCGTACCAGGACGGCGGCCGGCCTGCGCGGCACCGACGACCTCCCCGAAGCCTTCGCCACGTCCGACGCCCTGATCACCACCACCCCCGGACTGCCGGACGCCACGCCCTGGCGCGCCCACTTCCACGTCCCGCTGCACGCTCCACCCGCCCCTCCGCTCAGCTCCACGCTCCCCGTCCTGACGGAGACCCTCGGTCTCCTCGTCGGCGGCCCGCACCCGCGGACCCGGCACCTGGAGGTCGAGACGTACACCTGGCAGGCCCTGCCTCCCGACCGGCGGCCCCGCACCCGGGCCCGGCTCGCCGACGGCATCGCCGCCGAACTGACCCTGGCCCGCGATCTGCTGACCGACCTCGGCCTCAAGGAACTGCCATGA
- a CDS encoding M64 family metallopeptidase encodes MTSQRTGVRRGVARLVTACLLAAGLVGTVPAAAETPTRGNGPVVVPVQTTGPADRRFNLVFMGDGYTAAEMPAFRADLERHLNTLWSIEPFASYRSYINVWAVEAPSAQSGVDCDPGLDAPARDTALDMGFWGGCDPNSVQRLLTVDSDKAAALADLVPGTNRANRQVVALAHSSTYGGAGGGYATASGGNALSSLITPHEIGHSLGGLQDEYDYYGRGVPGGSYSGPEPSSAHHTLLTERQMLDQRAKWWRWLGEESESGGTIGRFEGGMYTTAGVWRPSRHSLMKTLGYAFDQVEREVMVKAISAKVNLVQDHTPATAPIGADRTVWVDTLHPVGGALTVTWRLDGRPLPTYGARTIDLRTLRLAPGRHSLTAVVSDPTPFVRDPAVRASAALTRTVGWTVDTSLTTVRDGTRTAFTGHTPLGRPVGARSVVHADTTHPVDRVPAVRWRLDGRPVSTGPNDRDLDLRSLRVTTGTHTLTARLAGTDEELSWTVDARPATSSYELSAPLRTVGRHGRPVEYVYDGPFTMRLTARDDQEGAVVSQFRVDGDGWYTYYGWPTDADAPFRFTPGGTVIDDLVYGKLGRSRAVPWDDATPDYGTHRIEHRTIDAAGNVGPAHEFLVTMVKP; translated from the coding sequence ATGACCTCACAGCGCACAGGAGTTCGACGAGGGGTGGCCCGGCTCGTCACCGCCTGCCTTCTGGCCGCCGGACTGGTGGGAACCGTCCCGGCGGCGGCGGAGACGCCGACGCGCGGGAACGGTCCGGTCGTCGTCCCCGTCCAGACCACCGGCCCCGCCGACCGCCGGTTCAACCTGGTGTTCATGGGCGACGGCTACACGGCGGCGGAGATGCCGGCCTTCCGGGCGGACCTCGAACGGCACCTGAACACCCTGTGGAGCATCGAGCCCTTCGCCTCCTACCGCTCGTACATCAACGTGTGGGCGGTGGAGGCCCCTTCGGCCCAGTCGGGGGTGGACTGCGACCCCGGCCTTGACGCCCCGGCCCGTGACACCGCGCTCGACATGGGCTTCTGGGGCGGCTGCGACCCGAACAGCGTGCAGCGGCTGCTGACCGTCGACAGCGACAAGGCGGCGGCGCTCGCCGATCTCGTCCCGGGCACGAACCGCGCCAACCGCCAGGTCGTCGCCCTCGCGCACAGCTCCACCTACGGTGGCGCGGGCGGCGGATACGCCACCGCCTCCGGCGGCAACGCCCTCTCCTCCCTCATCACCCCGCACGAGATAGGCCACTCGCTCGGCGGACTCCAGGACGAGTACGACTACTACGGGCGCGGAGTGCCGGGCGGCAGCTACTCGGGGCCCGAGCCGTCCTCCGCCCACCACACCCTCCTGACGGAACGCCAGATGCTGGACCAGCGGGCCAAGTGGTGGCGCTGGCTCGGCGAGGAGAGCGAGTCGGGCGGCACCATCGGCCGCTTCGAGGGCGGCATGTACACCACGGCGGGCGTCTGGCGGCCGAGCCGTCACTCCCTGATGAAGACCCTCGGCTACGCCTTCGACCAGGTGGAGCGCGAGGTCATGGTCAAGGCGATCTCCGCCAAGGTGAACCTGGTCCAGGACCACACGCCGGCGACGGCGCCGATCGGGGCGGACCGCACGGTCTGGGTGGACACCCTCCACCCGGTGGGCGGCGCGCTCACCGTGACCTGGCGCCTGGACGGACGGCCGCTGCCCACGTACGGCGCCCGCACGATCGACCTGCGCACGCTGCGGCTCGCCCCCGGCCGGCACTCGCTCACGGCGGTCGTCAGCGACCCGACGCCCTTCGTCCGCGACCCGGCGGTCCGCGCCTCCGCGGCGCTCACCCGGACCGTCGGCTGGACCGTGGACACCTCGCTCACCACCGTGCGGGACGGCACCCGCACCGCGTTCACCGGCCACACGCCCCTCGGCCGGCCCGTCGGCGCCCGGTCCGTCGTCCACGCGGACACCACCCATCCGGTGGACCGCGTCCCCGCCGTCCGCTGGCGCCTCGACGGTCGGCCCGTCTCCACCGGCCCCAACGACCGCGACCTGGACCTGCGTTCGCTCCGGGTGACCACGGGCACGCACACCCTCACGGCCCGGCTCGCGGGCACCGACGAGGAGTTGAGTTGGACCGTGGACGCCCGGCCGGCCACCTCATCGTACGAACTCTCCGCACCCCTGCGCACGGTCGGGCGGCACGGCCGGCCCGTGGAGTACGTGTACGACGGGCCGTTCACCATGCGGCTCACCGCGCGGGACGACCAGGAGGGCGCGGTGGTGAGCCAGTTCCGGGTCGACGGGGACGGCTGGTACACGTACTACGGCTGGCCGACGGACGCGGACGCGCCGTTCCGCTTCACCCCGGGCGGCACGGTGATCGACGACCTCGTGTACGGGAAGCTCGGCCGCAGCCGGGCGGTGCCGTGGGACGACGCGACCCCCGACTACGGCACCCACCGGATCGAGCACCGCACGATCGACGCGGCCGGCAACGTCGGCCCGGCACACGAGTTCCTGGTGACCATGGTCAAGCCGTAG
- a CDS encoding SAM-dependent methyltransferase, protein MTQDPAAPRSEIRIDTSTPHPARMYDWFLGGKDNYPVDEAMARQLLTVDARGRDMARVNRAFMHRAIRWLSAHGVRQYLDVGTGIPTEPNLHQIAQEAAPESRIVYCDNDPIVLAHAAALLRSTPEGATEYIQADAREPEIILERAGKVLDFDQPIALSMLALLHFVGDEDGAYELVRKLVDQLAPGSYLVLSHVTGDFNPEGAAEAVAMYKARGLTLRPRSRDELAAFFDGLEFVEPGVSLTAEWHPELGEPVPVPGDEPIPGWAAVARKP, encoded by the coding sequence ATGACCCAGGACCCCGCAGCTCCGCGGAGTGAGATACGCATCGACACCAGCACGCCGCATCCGGCCCGGATGTACGACTGGTTCCTGGGCGGCAAGGACAACTACCCGGTCGACGAGGCCATGGCCCGTCAGCTGCTCACCGTCGACGCCAGGGGCCGGGACATGGCCCGCGTCAACCGGGCCTTCATGCACCGCGCCATCCGCTGGCTCAGCGCCCACGGCGTCCGTCAGTACCTGGACGTCGGTACGGGCATCCCGACCGAGCCCAACCTGCACCAGATCGCGCAGGAGGCCGCGCCGGAGTCCCGCATCGTCTACTGCGACAACGACCCGATCGTGCTCGCGCACGCGGCCGCCCTGCTGCGCTCGACCCCGGAAGGGGCCACCGAGTACATCCAGGCGGACGCCCGCGAACCCGAGATCATCCTGGAGAGGGCCGGAAAGGTCCTTGACTTCGATCAGCCCATCGCGCTGTCGATGCTCGCGCTGCTGCACTTCGTGGGGGACGAGGACGGCGCGTACGAGCTGGTCCGCAAGCTTGTGGACCAGCTGGCGCCCGGCAGCTACCTCGTCCTCTCGCACGTCACCGGGGACTTCAACCCGGAGGGCGCGGCGGAGGCGGTCGCGATGTACAAGGCGCGCGGGCTGACCCTGCGGCCCCGCTCGCGGGACGAGCTGGCCGCGTTCTTCGACGGCCTGGAGTTCGTCGAGCCCGGCGTCTCGCTCACCGCCGAGTGGCACCCGGAGCTCGGTGAGCCGGTTCCGGTGCCGGGCGACGAGCCCATTCCGGGCTGGGCCGCGGTGGCCCGCAAGCCCTGA
- a CDS encoding ATP-binding protein: MAQRPQPQTDPVRRFAFELPALTGSVARARRLAEERLILWGCGPDIRDTVALVVSELVTNAVVHTASDRFICELREGEDTLRISVRDEGGPAGPRIRDCGEEERGRGLLIVDAVCTAWGADRTGHGTAQIVWAELAHGMGEPC, encoded by the coding sequence ATGGCCCAGCGCCCGCAGCCGCAGACCGATCCCGTGCGCCGCTTCGCCTTCGAGCTCCCCGCCCTCACCGGCTCGGTCGCCCGCGCCCGCAGACTCGCCGAGGAACGCCTCATCCTCTGGGGCTGCGGACCCGACATCCGCGACACCGTCGCCCTGGTCGTCTCCGAACTCGTCACCAACGCCGTCGTCCACACCGCCAGCGACCGCTTCATATGCGAACTGCGCGAGGGCGAGGACACGCTCCGCATATCCGTCCGCGACGAAGGCGGCCCCGCGGGACCCCGGATACGCGACTGCGGCGAGGAGGAACGCGGCCGCGGACTCCTCATCGTCGACGCCGTCTGCACCGCCTGGGGCGCCGACCGCACCGGCCACGGCACGGCGCAGATCGTCTGGGCGGAACTGGCCCACGGCATGGGGGAACCGTGCTGA
- a CDS encoding DUF397 domain-containing protein → MDRIYNGMPAAELGAEGWHKPWSGGNGGNCVEAMKLADGRVAVRQSADPEGPALIYTHGEIAAFIQGAKSGQADFLLT, encoded by the coding sequence ATGGATCGCATATACAACGGCATGCCCGCCGCTGAGCTCGGTGCCGAGGGCTGGCACAAGCCATGGAGCGGCGGGAACGGGGGCAACTGCGTGGAGGCCATGAAGCTGGCCGACGGCAGAGTCGCCGTGCGACAGTCCGCAGACCCTGAAGGACCAGCGCTCATCTACACCCACGGGGAGATCGCCGCTTTCATCCAGGGGGCCAAATCCGGTCAGGCTGACTTTCTGCTCACCTGA
- a CDS encoding TatD family hydrolase gives MRIFDPHIHMTSRTTDDYRAMYDAGVRALVEPSFWLGQPRTSPASFLDYFDSLLGWEPFRAAQHGIAHHCALALNPKEANDPRCTPVLDVLPRHLAKDGVVAVGEIGYDSMTPAEDTALAAQLQLAADHGLPALVHTPHRDKLTGLRRTIDVVRESALAPDRVLLDHLNETTVKEAADSGAWLGFSVYPDTKMDEARTVTILKEYGTGRVLVNSAADWGRSDPLKTRAVADAMLAAGFTDDDVDQVLWRNPVAFYGLSGRLHLDVPTPPDLHEGNSVRRGGE, from the coding sequence ATGCGCATCTTCGACCCCCACATCCACATGACCTCGCGCACCACGGACGACTACCGCGCCATGTACGACGCCGGTGTCCGGGCCCTCGTCGAACCCTCCTTCTGGCTCGGCCAGCCGCGCACCTCCCCGGCCTCCTTCCTCGACTACTTCGACTCCCTCCTCGGCTGGGAGCCGTTCCGCGCGGCCCAGCACGGCATCGCCCACCACTGCGCCCTCGCCCTCAACCCGAAGGAGGCCAACGACCCCCGCTGCACCCCCGTCCTCGACGTCCTGCCCCGCCATCTCGCCAAGGACGGCGTCGTCGCCGTCGGCGAGATCGGCTACGACTCCATGACACCCGCCGAGGACACCGCCCTCGCCGCCCAGCTCCAGCTCGCCGCCGACCACGGTCTGCCGGCCCTCGTCCACACCCCGCACCGCGACAAGCTCACCGGACTGCGCCGCACGATCGACGTCGTCCGCGAGTCCGCGCTCGCCCCCGACCGCGTCCTTCTCGACCACCTCAACGAGACGACCGTCAAGGAGGCCGCCGACAGCGGCGCCTGGCTCGGCTTCTCCGTCTATCCCGACACCAAGATGGACGAGGCGAGGACGGTCACGATCCTCAAGGAGTACGGAACGGGCCGCGTCCTGGTGAACTCGGCCGCCGACTGGGGCCGCAGCGACCCGCTCAAGACCCGCGCGGTCGCCGACGCCATGCTCGCCGCCGGATTCACGGACGACGACGTCGACCAGGTCCTCTGGCGCAACCCCGTCGCCTTCTACGGCCTCAGCGGCCGTCTCCACCTCGACGTACCCACCCCGCCCGACCTGCACGAGGGCAACTCCGTCCGCCGTGGCGGGGAATGA
- a CDS encoding helix-turn-helix domain-containing protein: MSEPRSAPTVGQVVLGRRLQDLRERAGLKREEAAKVLRVAPATVRRMETAEVALKIPYVQLLLREYGITDSEAEGFIALAEEANLPGWWQRFHDVLPGWFSMYVSLEGAASLIRAYEPQFVPGLLQTEDYARAILRSGAVGGGSDAGKDEDAERHVALRMERQSLLTREDAPKFWVIMDETVFRRPVGDGPEVMRDQLDRLLEASELPNVTLQIAEFASGHHPGTYGPFVLFRFAMPELPDMVYSEYLTGAVYLDARPEVASHLEVMDRMAAQAATAQRTKEILRNLRKEL, translated from the coding sequence GTGAGCGAGCCGCGGTCCGCCCCCACGGTGGGACAGGTCGTTCTCGGCAGGCGCCTGCAGGATCTGCGGGAGCGGGCCGGCCTGAAGAGGGAAGAGGCCGCGAAGGTCCTCCGGGTCGCCCCGGCCACCGTCCGGCGGATGGAGACCGCCGAGGTCGCGCTGAAGATTCCGTACGTGCAGCTCCTGTTGAGGGAGTACGGGATCACGGACTCCGAGGCGGAGGGCTTCATCGCCCTCGCGGAGGAGGCCAACCTCCCCGGCTGGTGGCAGCGGTTCCACGACGTGCTGCCCGGCTGGTTCTCCATGTACGTGAGCCTGGAGGGGGCCGCGAGCCTCATCCGGGCCTATGAGCCCCAGTTCGTCCCCGGTCTGCTCCAGACCGAGGACTACGCCCGCGCCATTCTGCGCAGCGGGGCGGTCGGTGGCGGCAGCGATGCCGGCAAGGACGAGGACGCCGAACGGCATGTAGCCCTACGGATGGAGCGCCAGTCCCTGCTCACCAGGGAGGACGCCCCGAAGTTCTGGGTGATCATGGACGAGACGGTGTTCCGCCGACCGGTCGGTGACGGGCCCGAAGTGATGCGCGACCAGCTCGACCGGCTGCTCGAAGCGTCGGAGCTGCCGAACGTCACCCTGCAGATCGCGGAGTTCGCGTCCGGCCACCATCCCGGCACCTACGGACCGTTCGTCCTCTTCCGCTTCGCCATGCCCGAACTTCCGGACATGGTCTACAGCGAGTACCTGACCGGCGCCGTCTATCTCGACGCGCGCCCCGAGGTGGCATCCCACCTGGAGGTCATGGACCGCATGGCGGCTCAGGCCGCGACTGCACAACGCACGAAGGAGATTCTCCGGAATCTCCGCAAGGAGCTGTGA
- a CDS encoding class I SAM-dependent methyltransferase encodes MFTPQGPSLRELTVQALSSVEHGYDLLADKFDATPFRTSDRLLTAVGRTLETLGPFDTGLDVCCGTGAGLDVLRSVCAGRITGVDFSTGMLTRAREAHPTADLVRADALALPFGPVFDLAVSFGAFGHFLPAAQRTLFAQVHASLRPGGTFAFPLPAPPPVGSRLYWILWGFDAAMRVRNTVWRPPFVMYYRTFRLPDVRARLEEAGFHVSLTPVETLGRRDDGSPHCRLVVARKG; translated from the coding sequence ATGTTCACCCCGCAGGGTCCCAGCCTCCGCGAGCTGACCGTCCAGGCCCTCTCCTCCGTCGAGCACGGCTACGACCTGCTCGCGGACAAGTTCGACGCGACCCCGTTCCGCACCTCCGACCGCCTCCTGACCGCGGTCGGCCGGACCCTGGAGACCCTCGGCCCCTTCGACACGGGCCTCGACGTCTGCTGCGGCACCGGCGCCGGACTCGACGTCCTCCGCTCGGTCTGCGCGGGCCGGATCACCGGCGTCGACTTCAGTACGGGCATGCTGACCCGGGCCCGCGAAGCCCACCCCACCGCCGATCTGGTCCGCGCCGACGCCCTGGCCCTGCCGTTCGGCCCGGTCTTCGACCTCGCGGTCAGCTTCGGCGCCTTCGGCCACTTCCTGCCCGCCGCACAGCGCACCCTGTTCGCACAGGTCCACGCCTCCCTCCGGCCCGGCGGCACCTTCGCCTTCCCCCTGCCCGCCCCGCCCCCGGTCGGCTCCCGCCTCTATTGGATCCTGTGGGGATTCGACGCCGCGATGCGCGTCCGCAACACGGTCTGGCGCCCGCCGTTCGTCATGTACTACCGCACCTTCCGCCTCCCGGACGTCCGCGCCCGCCTGGAGGAAGCCGGCTTCCACGTCTCCCTCACCCCGGTGGAAACCCTCGGCCGCCGCGACGACGGCAGCCCCCACTGCCGCCTGGTGGTGGCCCGGAAGGGCTAG
- a CDS encoding nucleotide pyrophosphatase/phosphodiesterase family protein: MSDPAPVSAPAPTPLLVLDVVGLTPRLLPHMPHLSALARSGSQAPLSTVLPAVTCTAQTTFLTGTLPAEHGIVGNGWYFRDLGDVLLWRQHNGLVSGDRLWDAARRTHPGYTVANICWWYAMGADTDITVTPRPVYYADGRKEPDCYTRPPALHDELTEKFGTFPLFHFWGPGADLVSSRWIVDATRHILRTRRPDLALCYVPHLDYDLQRFGPDDPRSFRAAAALDTVLAPLLAEARAEGRTVVVLSEYGITRVDRPVDINRALRRAGLLEVHTQDGMEYLDPMTSRAFAVADHQIAHVYVRRPTDLPAVREALADLPGLERLLDDAGKKEHGLDHPRSGELVALAEPDSWFTYYYWLDDARAPDFARLVEIHRKPGYDPAELLMDPLDPYVRVKAARELARKKLGMRYRLAVVPLDPSPLRGSHGRLPASVDSPDGPLILCSTPRALDGRVAATDVKNLLLRLAGVD; this comes from the coding sequence ATGAGCGACCCCGCCCCCGTGTCCGCACCCGCACCCACCCCCCTCCTGGTCCTCGACGTCGTCGGTCTCACCCCACGGCTGCTGCCGCACATGCCCCACCTGTCGGCCCTCGCCCGCAGCGGCTCCCAGGCCCCGCTGTCCACCGTCCTCCCCGCCGTCACCTGCACGGCGCAGACCACCTTCCTCACCGGCACCCTCCCCGCCGAGCACGGCATCGTCGGCAACGGCTGGTACTTCCGGGACCTCGGCGACGTCCTGCTGTGGCGCCAGCACAACGGCCTCGTCTCCGGCGACCGCCTCTGGGACGCCGCCCGCCGCACCCACCCCGGCTACACCGTCGCCAACATCTGCTGGTGGTACGCGATGGGCGCCGACACCGACATCACCGTCACCCCGCGCCCCGTCTACTACGCCGACGGCCGCAAGGAACCCGACTGCTACACCCGGCCGCCGGCCCTGCACGACGAACTCACCGAGAAGTTCGGCACGTTCCCCCTGTTCCACTTCTGGGGACCCGGCGCCGACCTCGTCTCCAGCCGCTGGATCGTCGACGCCACCCGCCACATCCTGCGCACCCGCCGCCCCGACCTCGCCCTCTGCTACGTCCCGCACCTCGACTACGACCTCCAGCGCTTCGGCCCGGACGACCCGCGCTCCTTCCGCGCCGCCGCCGCGCTCGACACCGTCCTCGCCCCGCTCCTCGCCGAGGCGCGAGCCGAGGGACGCACCGTCGTCGTCCTCTCCGAGTACGGCATCACCCGGGTCGACCGGCCCGTGGACATCAACCGCGCCCTGCGCCGGGCCGGCCTCCTGGAGGTCCACACCCAGGACGGCATGGAGTACCTGGACCCGATGACCTCCCGGGCCTTCGCCGTCGCCGACCACCAGATCGCCCACGTCTACGTCCGGCGCCCCACCGACCTGCCGGCCGTCCGGGAAGCCCTCGCGGACCTTCCGGGTCTGGAGAGGCTCCTCGACGACGCCGGCAAGAAGGAACACGGCCTCGACCACCCGCGCTCGGGGGAGCTGGTCGCCCTCGCCGAGCCCGACTCCTGGTTCACGTACTACTACTGGCTCGACGACGCCCGCGCCCCCGACTTCGCACGGCTCGTGGAGATCCACCGCAAGCCCGGCTACGACCCCGCCGAACTCCTCATGGACCCGCTCGACCCCTACGTACGGGTCAAGGCGGCCAGGGAGCTCGCGCGGAAGAAGCTCGGTATGAGGTACCGGCTCGCGGTCGTCCCGCTCGACCCCTCACCCCTCCGCGGCAGCCACGGCCGCCTCCCCGCGAGCGTCGACAGTCCCGACGGTCCGCTCATCCTGTGCTCCACCCCCCGCGCCCTGGACGGCCGCGTCGCGGCCACCGATGTGAAGAACCTGCTGCTCAGGCTGGCCGGAGTCGACTGA
- a CDS encoding sugar phosphate isomerase/epimerase family protein, with amino-acid sequence MNRTRRTEAAGDPELVHRLSRRNMLGVAAGATAAALLGAAAPAATAAAATAPGQGKGHGRPVLPPGRLGIQLYSLRDKVATLGFAAVFAELRKYGYDEVEFAGYEQGAAGPITLAQLKRLTRDHGLRPIGSHVGYYSSDPAAYTFAQNLDRVLDDAAALGLPHIGTASGPWRYGSTVDGWKRCAEEFNRFGAAARKRGMKFYQHNHSEEFSFASDRPDVRLYDVLLAETDPDLVHLEMDIFWAYVGQYRYSVRPDGTPAPFDPLDYVLDQPDRYPLFHVKDGDRDDSAVPYGYRMTDVGDGDIDYRRFISAVNRTRHGRGGHHWQTERDNPVDSLSFARRSSAHLHSLREKRD; translated from the coding sequence ATGAATCGCACCCGCCGTACGGAAGCCGCCGGCGACCCCGAGCTCGTCCACAGGCTCAGCAGGCGGAACATGCTGGGCGTCGCCGCCGGAGCGACCGCCGCCGCGCTCCTCGGAGCGGCGGCCCCCGCCGCCACGGCGGCGGCGGCCACCGCTCCGGGACAGGGCAAGGGGCACGGCCGCCCGGTCCTCCCGCCCGGCCGCCTCGGCATCCAGCTCTACTCGCTGCGTGACAAGGTCGCGACCCTCGGCTTCGCCGCCGTCTTCGCCGAGCTGCGGAAGTACGGCTACGACGAGGTCGAGTTCGCCGGCTATGAGCAGGGCGCCGCGGGCCCCATCACCCTCGCCCAGCTCAAGCGCCTCACCCGCGACCACGGACTCCGGCCCATCGGCAGCCACGTCGGTTACTACTCCAGCGACCCGGCCGCGTACACCTTCGCCCAGAACCTCGACCGCGTCCTCGACGACGCCGCCGCCCTCGGACTGCCCCACATCGGCACCGCCTCCGGGCCCTGGCGCTACGGCTCCACCGTCGACGGCTGGAAGCGGTGCGCGGAGGAGTTCAACCGGTTCGGCGCCGCGGCGCGGAAGCGGGGCATGAAGTTCTACCAGCACAATCACTCGGAGGAGTTCTCCTTCGCCAGTGACCGCCCCGACGTGCGGCTCTACGACGTCCTCCTCGCCGAGACCGACCCCGACCTCGTGCACCTGGAGATGGACATCTTCTGGGCCTACGTCGGCCAGTACCGCTACTCGGTCCGCCCGGACGGCACCCCCGCCCCCTTCGACCCGCTCGACTACGTCCTGGACCAGCCGGACCGCTATCCGCTCTTCCACGTGAAGGACGGGGACCGGGACGACTCCGCGGTGCCCTACGGCTACCGCATGACGGACGTCGGAGACGGCGACATCGACTACCGGCGCTTCATCTCGGCGGTCAACCGCACCCGCCACGGCCGCGGCGGCCACCATTGGCAGACCGAGCGCGACAACCCCGTCGACTCGCTCTCCTTCGCCCGCAGGTCCAGCGCGCACCTCCACTCCCTGCGCGAGAAGAGGGACTGA